One part of the Scatophagus argus isolate fScaArg1 chromosome 12, fScaArg1.pri, whole genome shotgun sequence genome encodes these proteins:
- the dctn4 gene encoding dynactin subunit 4, whose product MASLLQPDRVVYLVRGEKRIRAPLSQLYFCRYCSELRSLECVSHEVDSHYCPSCLENMPSAEAKLKKNRCANCFDCPCCMHTLSTRATNIPAPLPDDPTKTAMKKAYYLACGFCRWTSRDVGMADKSVASGGWQEPENPHTQRINKLIEYYQQLAHREKQERDRKKLARRRQCMPLAFSEKYGLGTRLQRQRPGAPISNLAGLSLKEGEDQKEITIEPAQALDEVEPLPEDCYTRPISLPEVTTLRQRLLQPDFQPAGASQLHPRHKHLLMKRSLRCRKCEHNLSKPEFNPTSIKFKIQLVAVSYIPEVRIMSIPNLRYTKESQVLLTLTNPVENITHVTLAACEGEDPDDINSTAKVIVPTKELVLAGKDAAAEYDELAEPQDFQDDPDVVAFRKSNKIGFFIKVIPQKEEDADVVVSFKIRHDFRNLAAPIRPSEEGAETIPEAIWLTHHVELRLGPLAP is encoded by the exons ATGGCGTCCCTTCTGCAGCCAGATAGAGTCGTCTATCTGGTTCGCGGAGAGAAGAGGATCAGAGCCCCTTTGTCTCAACTGTATTTCTGCCGCTACTGCAGCGAGCTACGATCTTTAGAATGTGTGTCTCACGAG GTGGACTCCCATTATTGTCCAAGCTGTCTGGAGAACATGCCATCTGCAGAGGCTAAACTTAAAAAGAACAG GTGTGCAAATTGTTTCGATTGTCCatgctgcatgcacacactgtctACTCGGGCCACCAACATCCCGGCTCCTCTGCCTGATGACCCTACCAAGACGGCCATGAAGAAGGCCTACTATCTAGCCTGCGGCTTTTGTCGCTGGACCTCCAGGGATGTGGGAATGGCTGACAAATCAGTCG CCAGTGGCGGATGGCAAGAGCCAGAAAACCCTCATACTCAGCGG ATCAACAAGCTGATCGAGTATTACCAGCAGCTGGCGCACAGGGAGAAGCAGGAGAGAGACCGGAAGAAGCTGGCCAGGAGACGACAGTGCATGCCTCTGGCATTCTCG GAAAAATATGGCCTTGGAACCAGACTGCAGAGGCAGAGGCCTGGAGCGCCCATATCAAACCTGGCTGGCCTTTC CCTTAAAGAGGGTGAGGACCAGAAGGAGATCACTATCGAACCTGCCCAGGCCCTTGATGAAGTAGAACCCCTGCCTGAAGATTGTTACACCAGGCCCATCAGCTTACCAGAGG TGACCACGCTGCGCCAGCGGCTTCTGCAGCCTGACTTTCAGCCAGCGGGGGCGTCTCAGCTCCACCCCAGACACAAACACCTCCTGATGAAGCGCTCACTGCGCTGCAGG AAATGCGAGCACAACTTGAGTAAGCCAGAGTTTAATCCCACTTCAATCAAGTTTAAAATTCAGCTGGTGGCAGT GAGTTACATCCCTGAAGTGAGAATTATGTCCATTCCTAATCTCCGGTACACGAAG GAGAGCCAAGTGCTGCTGACCCTCACCAACCCAGTGGAGAACATCACCCATGTCACACTGGCTGCCTGTGAGGGGGAAGATCCTGATGACATCAACAGCACGGCCAAG gttatAGTACCCACCAAGGAACTGGTCTTGGCAGGaaaggatgctgctgctgagtatGATGAATTGGCTGAACCTCAAGACTTTCAGGATGACCCAGA tgttgttgcCTTCAGGAAATCCAACAAGATTGGTTTCTTCATCAAAGTGATCCCTCAGAAAGAAGAGGATGCAGATGTCGTGGTTTCATTTAAGATTCGACATGACTTCCGCAACCTCGCGGCTCCCATCAGGCCAAGCGAGGAGGGTGCTGAAACCATCCCGGAGGCCATTTGGCTCACGCACCACGTGGAGCTGAGACTGGGACCACTGGCTCCGTGA